A stretch of Candidatus Vicinibacter affinis DNA encodes these proteins:
- the mutS gene encoding DNA mismatch repair protein MutS, which translates to MEQYYSMKAKHPDALLLYRVGDFYETFGSDAEKTAQILGIVLTKRNNGGVDVELAGFPYHSLDAYLPKLVRAGLRVAICEQLEKPSKGKKIVNRGITDVITPGVTLDQKILDQKRNNFLAAVYFGDSKPCGVSFADISTGEFYVAEGDQEYLNKLLQNFQPSEVLLPKSKKNIFDQLFSDHYYTYGLEDWVFSQEYAYKKLLHHFEVSNLKGFGVENLVSGQISAGAILFYLENTENKNPKHLSHLSRLNNDDYVWMDRFTVRNLELLDPIHPEGKSLLNILDESYTPMGSRHLRKWLSMPLLDIEEILARQSAVEYLLIHQDFTDLLKQNLKSFGDLERLVSKIPLRRINPRELKFIQTTLAKVDKIKLSLANKSTGLLNKIEHALDPIQELFEIVEAQIIDEAPHSINKGGIIKDGFNEELDDLRYVLKNSKDLLLDIQKNEAINTGINNLKIGYNSVFGYFLEVTNKYKNMGMVPEHWIRKQTMSTGERYVTDELKKLESKILGAEERILLLEEELFSQLVAHLQQYVLPLQKNAQSIAELDCLLSFAEVSKRYNYSKPDVNDSFQLEILEGRHPVIERQMQQGEAFIPNDVWIDPDEQQVLIITGPNMSGKSAILRQTAIIVLMAQIGCFVPAKSAKIGIIDRIYTRVGASDNISSGESTFMVEMNETASILNNLSARSLILLDEIGRGTSTYDGISIAWSIVEFLHKNSLRPKTLFATHYHELNELTNELPRVKNYHVATQEFDRKVIFLRKLVSGGSEHSFGIHVAKMAGMPEDIINRSEEILIELESQRGSKKSAEYSQDFKITDNRQLSILQFGHQYEKDILSELKKMDISAMSPVECLLKLLDWNKKINNI; encoded by the coding sequence ATGGAGCAATATTATTCTATGAAGGCTAAACACCCAGATGCTTTACTTCTTTACAGAGTGGGTGATTTTTATGAAACGTTTGGTTCTGATGCCGAAAAAACCGCCCAAATCCTAGGTATTGTATTAACAAAGCGGAATAATGGAGGAGTTGATGTTGAACTCGCAGGATTTCCCTATCATTCATTGGATGCTTACTTGCCAAAATTAGTAAGGGCAGGATTGAGAGTGGCTATTTGCGAACAATTGGAAAAACCTTCAAAGGGTAAAAAAATTGTTAACCGGGGAATCACTGATGTAATTACACCCGGAGTAACATTGGATCAAAAAATACTGGATCAAAAAAGGAACAATTTTTTAGCAGCAGTTTACTTTGGGGATTCCAAACCTTGTGGAGTTTCTTTTGCCGATATTTCAACAGGAGAATTTTATGTTGCAGAAGGTGATCAGGAATATTTAAACAAACTCTTGCAAAATTTTCAACCTTCCGAAGTGTTACTTCCTAAATCAAAGAAGAATATTTTTGATCAACTTTTTTCCGACCATTATTATACTTATGGTCTGGAAGATTGGGTTTTTAGTCAAGAGTATGCCTATAAAAAATTGTTGCATCATTTTGAAGTTAGCAATTTGAAAGGATTTGGGGTTGAGAATTTAGTTTCAGGTCAAATTTCTGCTGGAGCCATTTTATTTTATTTAGAAAACACTGAGAACAAAAACCCAAAGCATCTATCACATTTAAGCAGATTGAATAATGATGATTATGTGTGGATGGACAGGTTTACAGTTCGGAATTTAGAATTGCTTGATCCTATCCATCCGGAAGGCAAGTCTTTATTAAATATACTTGATGAATCCTATACTCCCATGGGATCAAGACATCTGCGCAAATGGCTAAGCATGCCTTTGTTAGATATTGAAGAGATTTTAGCCAGACAATCAGCGGTTGAATATTTATTGATTCATCAGGATTTTACAGATCTGTTAAAGCAAAACCTAAAATCCTTTGGTGATCTGGAAAGACTGGTTTCGAAAATACCTCTAAGGAGAATTAATCCCAGGGAATTAAAATTTATCCAAACCACCCTTGCAAAAGTTGATAAAATAAAACTCTCACTAGCCAACAAATCTACCGGATTGCTGAATAAAATTGAACATGCATTGGACCCAATTCAAGAATTGTTTGAAATTGTGGAGGCACAAATTATTGATGAGGCTCCTCATTCTATTAATAAAGGTGGTATCATCAAAGATGGTTTTAATGAAGAGCTGGATGATTTAAGATATGTACTCAAGAACAGTAAAGATTTACTTCTGGACATTCAAAAAAATGAGGCCATCAACACAGGTATCAATAATTTAAAAATCGGATATAATTCAGTTTTTGGATATTTTCTCGAAGTAACCAATAAATATAAAAACATGGGGATGGTTCCTGAGCATTGGATCCGGAAACAAACCATGTCTACAGGTGAACGCTACGTAACGGATGAACTGAAAAAGTTGGAATCAAAAATTTTAGGCGCTGAAGAGCGTATTTTATTATTAGAGGAAGAGTTGTTCTCACAATTGGTAGCACATCTCCAACAATATGTTTTACCCTTACAAAAAAATGCCCAATCTATTGCTGAATTAGATTGTCTGTTAAGTTTTGCAGAAGTTTCCAAACGTTATAATTATTCAAAGCCAGATGTTAATGATTCTTTTCAACTTGAAATTTTAGAAGGTCGGCATCCAGTTATAGAAAGGCAAATGCAACAAGGAGAGGCTTTTATTCCCAACGATGTTTGGATAGATCCTGACGAACAACAAGTCCTTATCATTACAGGTCCAAATATGTCCGGAAAATCAGCTATTCTGAGACAAACAGCCATAATCGTGCTTATGGCACAAATAGGTTGCTTTGTACCTGCAAAATCTGCTAAAATCGGAATTATTGATCGAATTTATACGAGGGTAGGGGCAAGCGACAATATTTCTTCCGGCGAATCTACTTTTATGGTGGAGATGAATGAAACCGCATCTATTCTCAACAATTTATCTGCAAGATCATTGATACTACTTGATGAAATCGGCAGAGGAACCAGTACATACGATGGTATATCTATCGCCTGGTCTATTGTTGAATTTCTACATAAAAACTCCTTAAGACCAAAGACATTATTTGCAACTCATTATCATGAACTAAATGAACTTACGAATGAACTTCCAAGGGTAAAAAACTACCATGTAGCTACACAGGAATTTGACAGGAAAGTAATATTTTTAAGGAAACTGGTTTCAGGAGGATCCGAGCATTCATTCGGTATACATGTGGCTAAAATGGCCGGTATGCCTGAAGACATTATTAACAGATCTGAGGAAATTTTAATTGAATTGGAATCTCAGCGAGGTTCTAAGAAAAGTGCGGAGTATTCTCAAGATTTTAAGATCACAGACAACAGACAATTAAGTATTCTGCAGTTTGGGCACCAGTATGAAAAAGATATATTATCGGAACTAAAAAAAATGGATATCTCTGCAATGTCACCAGTTGAGTGTTTATTAAAATTACTGGATTGGAATAAAAAAATAAATAATATTTAG
- a CDS encoding efflux RND transporter permease subunit: MKELGFTKWCIKNSTSIYVITILICFAGFVAYNKTPKELFPDIVIPTVSIATIYPGASPQDIENLITKPIEKQLKSINGIKKISSNSVSDFSLVIAEFNTDQDPKVCKQRVSDAVDKAKKDLPNDLKDDPQVQEFDFSELPIMNINIAGDFPLDRIKNYSELLKDKIETLKEITRVDIVGGVEREIQVNVDMYRMNLSGVTFGDIEGALQRQNLNISGGELKIQDLRRNLRITGEFNKPTDIENIVVRSFTGTQVFIKDIAEVKDNFKEKQDFARLDDKAVLTLNVIKRSGENLINATDKIYQIIEDFKKNKFPEGITVKVTGDTSDKSRVQLHDLINTVILGFIFVVFVLMFFMGFTNAFFVGLAVPLSCLVAFLVMPVFDMSMNVIVLFSFLLALGIIVDDAIVVIENTHRIFNKYKDLTIQKAANLAAGEVFIPVLTGTLTTLMPFVPLLFWPGIIGKFMSNLPVTLIITLGASLFVAFVMNPVFAVSFMTRDETNKKSTLMSYKGSFIFLICTALVGYFGLGKGLGNFAILCIILILLYHFILERVIVLFQEKLWPVVINSYKKTLVLFIKGWRPVFIVLGVFAFLIISWVGYLSTNPPIETFPNGEPNFAFVYCKMPMGTDATVTDSVTKIIEERVLKTIGHNNPIVTSVISNVGLGAGDPDNPDRVATPHKSKVSVAFVRFAERNGKSTTEILKSLKDEFKHGIAGAEITVEKERNGPPVGKAINMEISGDDFDVLVNLSKQIKDEVESANIQGVDQLLSDFQISKPEIIIDIDEEKTQREGISVAQVAIEIRTALFGKEVSKFRDKNDDAPIQLRLREEDRNNVERMLNLNIAFMDMATQQFKQVPLSALTKVRYGNSVSTINRKNQKRLINLSSDVNPGFNPNDVVAKIQTVVSQMDIPEGYEVDFTGELEQQKETMDFLSLAFGAALALMFLILVTQFNSVVKPFIIFSTVLFSLIGIALGFGIFKITLSVVMTGVGIFALAGIVVRNGILLLEFIDELRLRGMEVSEAVVEGGATRLTPVILTAISAILGLIPLAVGLNMDFGTLLTEFDAKFYLGGDNVVFWGPLAWTIIFGLIVSTFLTLLIVPTMYMLGYNTRAWFRKTFSR, encoded by the coding sequence ATTAAAGAATTAGGATTCACCAAATGGTGCATTAAAAATTCAACCAGTATTTATGTAATTACGATACTGATTTGTTTTGCAGGTTTTGTTGCTTACAATAAAACCCCTAAAGAGCTTTTCCCTGATATTGTGATTCCTACAGTATCCATTGCTACTATCTATCCAGGTGCCAGTCCCCAGGACATTGAAAACTTAATTACTAAACCCATTGAAAAGCAATTAAAGTCCATCAATGGCATTAAAAAGATCAGCAGTAATTCAGTTTCAGATTTTTCACTGGTAATAGCTGAGTTCAATACAGATCAGGATCCAAAAGTTTGTAAGCAGCGAGTTTCCGATGCTGTTGACAAGGCTAAAAAAGATCTGCCAAATGATTTAAAAGATGACCCACAAGTTCAAGAGTTTGATTTTAGTGAGTTACCCATCATGAACATTAATATTGCGGGGGATTTTCCATTGGACAGAATTAAAAACTATTCAGAATTACTCAAAGATAAAATCGAAACGCTCAAAGAAATTACCCGTGTGGATATTGTGGGAGGTGTAGAAAGAGAAATTCAGGTCAATGTTGACATGTACAGAATGAATCTTTCTGGTGTTACTTTTGGTGATATTGAAGGTGCATTGCAAAGACAGAATCTTAATATTTCGGGTGGGGAATTAAAAATTCAAGATCTCAGAAGAAATTTAAGAATTACCGGAGAATTCAATAAACCAACGGATATTGAAAATATTGTTGTAAGATCCTTTACCGGCACACAAGTTTTCATTAAAGATATAGCTGAAGTTAAAGATAACTTTAAAGAGAAACAAGATTTTGCACGACTTGACGACAAAGCAGTTTTAACTCTTAATGTCATTAAAAGAAGTGGGGAAAACCTTATAAACGCCACAGATAAAATTTATCAAATCATTGAAGATTTTAAGAAGAATAAATTTCCTGAAGGGATTACGGTTAAAGTTACTGGAGATACTTCTGACAAATCCAGAGTGCAATTGCATGATTTGATTAATACAGTAATTTTAGGATTCATCTTTGTGGTTTTTGTCCTGATGTTTTTTATGGGATTTACCAATGCTTTTTTTGTTGGTCTCGCTGTACCTCTCTCTTGTCTGGTGGCATTTCTGGTAATGCCCGTATTTGACATGTCAATGAATGTTATTGTACTGTTTTCTTTTCTTTTGGCTTTAGGTATTATTGTGGATGATGCAATTGTTGTAATTGAAAATACACACAGAATATTTAACAAGTACAAGGATTTAACTATTCAGAAGGCCGCTAATTTAGCCGCCGGCGAGGTGTTTATTCCTGTTCTGACAGGTACACTGACCACACTCATGCCTTTTGTTCCACTACTCTTTTGGCCGGGGATCATAGGTAAATTTATGAGCAACCTTCCAGTTACCCTCATTATAACCTTAGGAGCTTCTTTATTTGTTGCATTCGTTATGAATCCTGTTTTTGCAGTGTCTTTTATGACAAGAGATGAAACAAATAAAAAGAGTACCTTGATGTCTTACAAGGGTTCATTTATATTTTTAATATGCACTGCTCTGGTGGGGTATTTTGGCTTGGGTAAAGGATTGGGGAACTTTGCAATTTTGTGTATAATACTGATATTATTATATCACTTTATTCTTGAAAGGGTTATTGTTTTATTTCAAGAAAAATTATGGCCTGTTGTAATAAACAGTTATAAAAAAACTTTAGTATTGTTTATCAAAGGTTGGCGACCTGTGTTTATTGTATTGGGTGTTTTTGCGTTTCTGATTATTTCATGGGTTGGTTATTTATCTACAAATCCACCGATAGAGACTTTTCCCAATGGAGAGCCAAATTTTGCATTCGTCTATTGTAAAATGCCAATGGGGACTGATGCAACAGTTACCGACAGTGTGACTAAAATTATTGAAGAAAGAGTTCTTAAAACAATTGGACACAACAATCCTATTGTAACATCTGTAATTTCAAATGTAGGTTTAGGGGCCGGAGATCCGGACAATCCTGATCGTGTAGCAACCCCACATAAAAGTAAAGTTTCTGTTGCTTTTGTAAGATTTGCAGAACGTAACGGAAAATCGACTACAGAAATCTTAAAATCACTAAAAGATGAATTCAAGCATGGAATTGCAGGGGCAGAAATTACGGTAGAGAAAGAAAGAAATGGTCCTCCTGTGGGTAAGGCAATTAATATGGAAATCAGTGGTGATGACTTTGATGTGTTGGTTAATTTATCCAAACAAATTAAGGATGAAGTTGAATCAGCTAATATTCAGGGCGTCGATCAACTACTGTCAGATTTCCAGATAAGTAAGCCTGAAATTATTATTGACATTGATGAAGAGAAAACCCAAAGAGAAGGTATTTCTGTTGCTCAAGTTGCGATTGAAATCAGGACAGCATTATTTGGTAAGGAAGTTTCAAAATTCAGAGATAAGAATGATGATGCTCCTATTCAATTAAGGTTAAGAGAAGAGGACCGAAACAATGTTGAAAGGATGCTGAATCTTAACATTGCCTTTATGGACATGGCTACTCAACAATTTAAGCAAGTTCCTCTTTCAGCATTGACAAAGGTGCGATATGGTAATTCAGTCAGTACTATTAATAGAAAAAATCAAAAAAGACTCATTAACTTATCTTCTGATGTGAATCCTGGATTTAATCCAAATGATGTTGTTGCTAAAATTCAAACCGTAGTAAGTCAAATGGATATTCCGGAAGGCTATGAAGTAGATTTTACTGGGGAATTGGAACAACAGAAGGAAACTATGGACTTTTTAAGTCTAGCATTTGGTGCTGCATTGGCATTGATGTTTTTGATTTTAGTAACCCAATTTAATTCCGTTGTAAAACCATTTATAATTTTTAGCACTGTATTGTTTTCTTTAATTGGAATTGCACTTGGCTTTGGTATATTTAAAATAACATTAAGTGTTGTAATGACAGGTGTCGGCATATTTGCACTGGCCGGTATTGTAGTCCGTAATGGAATCTTGTTATTAGAATTCATTGATGAGTTGAGATTAAGGGGGATGGAAGTGAGTGAAGCGGTAGTTGAAGGTGGCGCAACCAGGTTAACCCCAGTTATTCTTACTGCAATTTCTGCTATTTTAGGTCTGATCCCATTGGCAGTTGGGCTTAACATGGATTTTGGCACTCTACTGACTGAATTTGATGCAAAATTTTATTTAGGTGGAGACAATGTAGTTTTTTGGGGACCTCTTGCCTGGACTATAATTTTTGGTTTGATCGTGTCGACTTTTCTTACATTGTTGATTGTCCCGACTATGTATATGCTAGGATACAATACGAGAGCCTGGTTTCGCAAGACTTTTTCGCGTTGA
- a CDS encoding c-type cytochrome — MFFTVAVLQAAPDIELGKTSFKNNCGSCHNKNMKDNLTGPALAGVSERWAAYPKSDLYKWIRNSQGMIASGHPKAVELWGKYKPVIMTSFPNLSDDEIESLLLYIDGVAAGTYPPKAANAVGTGTGTTTSGPVSNVWLYLIFALLIILSLFLWNLNSELNHTKNISEGDIHAKRVSIWDQLVSKSVITFVLFGLILFGGYTTVNNAISLGRQQNYAPQQPIKFSHQTHAGLHKIDCNYCHDGARRSKHSVIPPASTCMNCHKAIKKGSKYGTAEITKIYASIGFDPTTDKYIDNYSSLSNEDIEKIYTKWIGEEYKKENKTASLGPDAVQEVQKQWSDIKEALTHEAKPKVSGPIEWIRIHNLPDHVYFNHAQHVSIGKIECQKCHGKVEEMELLRQYSPLSMGWCINCHRQTDVKFQDNAYYNSYKAYHEEIKSGSRSSVKVSDIGGLECQKCHY, encoded by the coding sequence ATGTTCTTCACTGTTGCAGTTCTTCAAGCTGCACCAGATATTGAACTTGGGAAAACCTCCTTTAAAAATAATTGTGGTAGTTGTCACAATAAAAATATGAAGGACAATCTCACTGGACCTGCACTTGCAGGGGTAAGTGAGCGATGGGCTGCCTATCCGAAATCTGATTTGTATAAATGGATCAGAAATTCACAAGGGATGATTGCATCTGGACACCCAAAGGCTGTTGAGCTTTGGGGTAAGTACAAACCAGTCATTATGACCTCCTTCCCTAATCTAAGTGACGATGAGATAGAAAGTCTGTTGCTTTACATTGATGGTGTTGCAGCAGGCACTTATCCTCCAAAGGCAGCAAATGCTGTAGGTACTGGGACCGGTACCACCACTTCAGGCCCCGTTTCGAATGTTTGGTTATATCTAATTTTTGCTCTTTTAATCATTCTCTCTCTTTTCCTTTGGAATCTTAACAGCGAATTAAACCACACCAAAAATATCTCAGAAGGAGACATTCATGCTAAAAGAGTTTCGATCTGGGATCAATTAGTAAGTAAATCAGTTATTACTTTTGTATTGTTCGGGTTAATACTTTTTGGAGGATACACAACTGTTAACAATGCTATATCTCTGGGAAGGCAGCAAAATTATGCTCCACAACAACCCATAAAGTTTAGTCATCAAACGCATGCAGGCCTTCACAAAATTGATTGTAATTATTGTCACGATGGAGCAAGAAGAAGTAAGCACAGTGTAATTCCTCCTGCGAGTACTTGTATGAATTGCCACAAAGCCATCAAGAAAGGTTCAAAATACGGCACTGCAGAAATTACAAAGATTTATGCCTCAATTGGTTTTGACCCTACAACGGATAAATACATTGACAATTATTCTTCCCTAAGTAATGAGGATATTGAAAAAATCTATACCAAATGGATAGGAGAGGAATACAAAAAGGAAAATAAGACAGCATCCTTAGGTCCAGACGCTGTCCAGGAGGTACAAAAGCAATGGTCAGATATTAAAGAGGCTTTGACTCATGAGGCGAAACCAAAAGTTTCTGGGCCTATTGAGTGGATTAGAATTCACAATCTCCCAGACCATGTTTACTTTAACCATGCCCAACATGTATCAATCGGTAAGATTGAATGCCAAAAGTGCCACGGTAAAGTCGAGGAAATGGAACTGTTGCGTCAATATTCTCCATTGTCCATGGGCTGGTGCATTAATTGCCATCGTCAAACAGATGTGAAATTTCAAGACAATGCTTATTACAATAGTTATAAAGCCTACCATGAAGAAATTAAAAGTGGTAGCCGATCTTCTGTAAAAGTTTCAGATATCGGAGGTTTAGAATGTCAAAAATGTCATTATTGA
- a CDS encoding efflux RND transporter periplasmic adaptor subunit, whose translation MKNLILISFISISIFLLESCGKSKDNQVKDPAIELSELRKLVGEYNLRIRDLEKQISNADTTLSKKSKAKLVGLDTLKKQNFNEYIDVQGVVDAKLNVLVAPQMPAVVTSILVKEGDYVTKGKVMAILDGSTIRQGMQEVKTGLEMANTMYLKQKSLWEQNIGSEAQYLQAKNQKDQLEEKLKSIQTQLNMTYIKAPINGTVDEVKVKIGEIAAPGFAGIRLVNNHELTVRAKISDLYSAKMHKGDKVLLYFPDFEKELNSKIDFIGQTVSMNNRTIMVESNLPPNKLPIKTNQLVKLKINNGTQKNVLVVPTNIIQKSINGEDYILVADEKDGQLIAKKHIVKTGSQYNGQSVILSGLQEGDRLITVGYSELVDGQMIQN comes from the coding sequence ATGAAAAACTTAATATTAATTTCGTTTATAAGCATTTCAATATTTCTACTTGAGTCTTGTGGAAAATCAAAGGATAACCAAGTTAAGGATCCTGCAATTGAACTTTCAGAGTTACGAAAGCTCGTTGGAGAATATAATTTGAGAATCAGAGATTTAGAAAAACAAATTTCGAATGCTGACACCACTCTGTCTAAAAAATCCAAAGCTAAGCTCGTTGGGTTAGATACTTTGAAAAAACAGAATTTCAACGAATACATTGATGTACAAGGCGTTGTAGATGCTAAATTGAATGTCTTGGTGGCACCCCAAATGCCTGCTGTTGTTACCTCAATACTGGTAAAGGAAGGTGATTATGTTACCAAAGGAAAAGTAATGGCTATTCTGGATGGCAGCACCATTCGTCAGGGAATGCAAGAAGTTAAAACCGGTCTTGAAATGGCTAATACTATGTACCTCAAACAAAAATCGCTTTGGGAGCAAAACATTGGGTCAGAAGCCCAATATCTTCAGGCAAAAAATCAAAAAGATCAACTCGAAGAGAAACTAAAATCGATTCAGACCCAATTGAACATGACCTATATTAAAGCTCCTATCAATGGAACAGTTGATGAAGTAAAGGTCAAAATCGGAGAAATTGCCGCTCCGGGGTTTGCCGGGATCAGATTAGTCAACAATCATGAATTAACTGTCCGCGCAAAAATAAGTGATCTATATTCTGCTAAAATGCACAAGGGAGACAAGGTTTTACTTTACTTTCCAGACTTTGAAAAAGAATTAAATAGTAAAATCGATTTTATTGGTCAAACTGTAAGTATGAACAACCGAACCATCATGGTGGAATCGAACCTGCCTCCAAATAAATTACCCATCAAAACAAACCAATTGGTCAAACTAAAAATTAATAACGGAACACAGAAAAATGTATTGGTTGTCCCTACTAATATCATTCAAAAGAGTATCAATGGTGAGGATTACATTTTAGTTGCAGATGAGAAAGATGGTCAGTTAATAGCAAAAAAACACATTGTGAAAACTGGAAGTCAGTATAATGGACAGTCTGTAATTTTATCTGGACTTCAAGAAGGTGATCGTTTAATTACTGTCGGTTACTCTGAACTTGTAGATGGCCAAATGATTCAAAATTAA
- a CDS encoding barstar family protein codes for MIDGNHCDTYKSLYDEFAKVLQFPDYFGKNMDALYDCLLDLSWIEEREILLVIHRFDEILKSELAIHPDAKTELLLLLDQVCERDELDFTVEPDLKVLRIAIVESCDAEEILINNKIPFEKI; via the coding sequence ATGATTGATGGTAATCATTGTGATACTTATAAATCTTTATACGATGAGTTTGCAAAAGTCCTTCAGTTTCCTGATTACTTTGGGAAAAATATGGACGCATTATATGATTGCCTTTTAGATTTGTCCTGGATTGAAGAGCGGGAGATTCTATTGGTTATTCATAGATTTGATGAAATCTTAAAATCAGAATTAGCCATTCACCCTGACGCAAAGACTGAATTACTTTTATTACTTGATCAGGTATGTGAGAGAGATGAATTAGATTTTACTGTTGAACCTGACTTAAAGGTGCTAAGGATTGCAATTGTTGAATCTTGCGATGCAGAGGAAATATTAATAAACAACAAAATTCCTTTTGAGAAAATATAA
- a CDS encoding thymidylate synthase, producing the protein MEAYHHFLRKVLDEGIERPDRTGIGTKSIFGYQMRFDLEAGFPLITTKKLHLRSIIYELLWFLRGETNISYLKQHNVSIWDEWADSEGNLGPVYGKQWRSWETADGSTIDQVEQLINQIQKDPNSRRLIISAWNVGDLPKMALSPCHCLFQFYVAKGRLSCQLYQRSADIFLGVPFNIASYALLTMMIAQVCDLEPGEFVHTFGDAHLYNNHFEQAREQLTRIPYKLPKMRINKSIKNIFEFDFNDFTLEDYEYYPAIKAPIAV; encoded by the coding sequence ATGGAAGCCTACCACCATTTTCTAAGGAAAGTATTAGACGAAGGAATAGAAAGGCCAGACCGTACAGGAATAGGCACCAAGAGTATCTTTGGGTATCAGATGAGGTTTGACCTGGAAGCTGGGTTTCCGCTCATCACCACCAAAAAATTGCACTTAAGGTCAATCATCTATGAATTACTTTGGTTTTTGAGGGGTGAAACTAATATAAGTTACCTGAAGCAACACAATGTTTCCATTTGGGATGAATGGGCTGATTCTGAAGGCAACCTCGGGCCAGTATATGGAAAACAATGGAGATCATGGGAAACAGCTGATGGTTCTACAATTGATCAAGTGGAGCAATTGATCAATCAAATTCAAAAGGACCCAAATTCCCGAAGATTGATTATATCAGCCTGGAATGTAGGAGATTTACCTAAGATGGCACTTAGTCCATGCCATTGTCTTTTTCAGTTTTATGTAGCAAAAGGTCGGTTATCTTGCCAGTTATACCAGCGGAGTGCAGATATATTTTTAGGGGTCCCTTTTAATATAGCATCATATGCCCTTTTAACCATGATGATTGCACAAGTCTGTGATCTTGAGCCCGGTGAATTTGTGCATACCTTTGGTGATGCGCACCTTTATAACAATCATTTTGAACAAGCCAGGGAACAATTGACCCGCATTCCTTATAAATTACCCAAGATGAGGATAAATAAAAGTATAAAAAATATATTTGAATTTGATTTTAACGATTTTACACTTGAAGATTATGAATATTATCCGGCCATTAAAGCACCAATAGCCGTATAA
- a CDS encoding ribonuclease, producing the protein MISLTNLSKNLAWLFAIAGLLACKQDKTYFNSSVPQEKVASVETSVDSFLTENPRYKKVAGIPEQVYIVLDYVKKHNKPLPGFEGGRTFYNREKKLPKTNIYNIVYREWDIYPKVKGKNRGAERLITGSDGNAYYTNNHYRTFIKIFPIP; encoded by the coding sequence GTGATTTCACTGACCAACCTGAGTAAGAATTTAGCATGGCTTTTTGCCATTGCTGGGCTTTTGGCTTGCAAACAGGATAAGACCTATTTTAATAGTTCGGTACCACAGGAGAAAGTTGCGTCTGTCGAAACTTCCGTTGATTCTTTTCTCACGGAAAATCCTCGATATAAGAAAGTTGCCGGAATACCAGAACAAGTTTACATTGTATTGGATTATGTCAAAAAGCATAACAAACCTTTGCCTGGCTTTGAGGGAGGTAGAACATTTTACAACCGTGAAAAAAAATTGCCCAAAACAAATATCTATAATATAGTTTATCGTGAATGGGATATTTATCCTAAAGTCAAAGGCAAAAATCGAGGAGCTGAAAGATTAATCACCGGTTCAGATGGAAATGCATATTATACAAACAATCATTATCGTACCTTCATTAAAATTTTTCCAATTCCATAA